TGATACACTCTGTCATATAGCCAATCATCCTTTCTTTGGTTTTGAGCCTTCGCAAACTCAATGATACCAAAGCTCTCAGGATTATTGGCTATCTTTTTTCAAAATATTTATGAATTATCTGGGCTAGGTCTTCAGGGGAGGTTTTTTGTGATAGGAATGAATCCTCGCTTGACAGAATGGGCGTAACAGGAGAAAATATTAAGGAGAGGACGGGCAATGTCAGAAGGCAATAAGAAATTGCAGACTATATCGGATGAACTGAAAGAACACCTGATTGCAGTTAAGGGGGCGTTGGAATTGCTCGATGCTTCACAGTCAGATACTGAAATGAGCGATCTTATCCTTAAGTCGATGCACAGAATGGATGCGCTTCAGAAGTTGACCGATGAGATGGTTCAGGCGCTCAGGCACTGCTTTGCCAAGATAGAAGAACTGAAGACATCAGGCAACGTGCCCAAGAATGGATAATATGCGTGAGCCTGCAGCCCCTTTCAGTTAATCCACAGGAAGTTTTTGTGTATCCATCCTGTATCTCCCCACTCGTCTCTCAATTTGTACCATTTCCCTTTTTTCTTGAGGACTTTGAAGGTATGATACTGTTTTGCAGGGCTGAATGAAGCTTTGGAATAGTTTGTACCGGGTCCGCTTCTTATATTCACTTGGGCTGTTTTCACCACAGCGCAATCATAGCTGCCGGTAAGAAGCGAACGGTGTATCCAGTTCACGTCACCATCGACATCTCCTACTGCATACCAGTCTCCGGAAAGTGAAACACCCATTTTTCTGAAAGGCATGTACTTGTAAACCTCCCAGATGATTTCATACCCGGTGCCAGGTCCGGAGCGCACGTTTGCCTTCGGTACCTTTACGCAGAGCGCGTGTGCGCATTCGAACGTGAATACGAGAAAAAGGAGAAGACATACGCGTGCAAGCGTTTTTTGTATCATTACAGCCTCCTTTGAAAGTGTCTGACGGTATCTCCCTGTTGTAAAGAGATTGCTTTTATGCCATATCACTATAAACAGCCGAAAAGGACGATTCCTGCCGAAATGACAAAGCCGGAAAATTCATGCTTATGCACATCTGAAGCAGCATAAGCATGAAAGATGCCATACGGCATTTCTCGGCAGGACTAATCCCTTCAAGGCAGAAAAGCGAGGAACCCCTTTATTTCAGTCCCAGCACATCCTGCATATCATACAGACCTGCGGGTTTGTTTCTTACCCACAGAGCTGCTCTCAATGCTCCTCTTGCAAAGGTGTCCCTGCTTGATGCCTTATGTGTGATCTCGATCCGTTCCCCAAGGCCGCCGAAGATGACTGTATGCTCTCCAACGATATCTCCTGCCCGGATAGTCTGAATTCCTATCTCCCTGTCTGTTCTCTCTCCGATAATACCTTTTCGCGAATATACTGCAACATCATCGAGATTCCGATTCAGTGCTTCAGCGATTGACTGAGCCATCTTGAGCGCGGTACCGCTGGGCGCATCTTTCTTCATCCTGTGATGTGCCTCGATAATCTCGATATCGTAGCCGGAACCGAGCACGCGTGCGACATCCTGAAGTACTTTCAGAAGGAGATTTACGCCTGTGCTCATGTTCGAGGCCATCACACAGGGGATGTTTTTTGTAAGTTCACTGACTTCTTTCATATGTTCCCTGGTAAAGCCGGTAGTGCCTATCACCATTGCCTTGCCTTTTGAGGATGCAAGATGCAGATGTTCGAGAGATGCTTCCACCGTGGTAAACGAGATGATCAGATCGACGTTGTCGATGACCGATTCTGCACCTTCTGAGAGTTTAATCCCGGTATCCCCTATGCCGACGAGTGTTCCTACATCTTTCCCGATATCCTTGTGGCCTTTTCTCTCAAATGCACCTGACAACTGAAGTCCATCGTATTCTCCGGAAAGTGCGGTTATCCTGCTTCCCATTCTTCCGGCTGCTCCTGCTACTGCTATCCTGACCATAGCGTCCTCCTTCCTTCAGATCACAACGCAATAGAATAAAAAAGGGCAAAGCAGCCCTCGTCCTTCCGATATCAAGGTGTCCTGCAATCAGCTCTACTGCAAATTGTTATTTTTTCTTCTCTTCAATTTCTGTATTCTGATTACTGCCAGAAGTTTCTTTGCCTTCTATTTTATACTCTTCTGATATCCATTTGCCAAGGTCAAGCAATTTGCACCTTTCAGAACAGAAAGGCTTCCAGGGGTTTTCCTCCCATGTAGTCTTGTTTTTGCAGACAGGACAGGCTATTTGCATTGGCTCACCGTGTGTGTTGCATTATTCTGTTCATCCTGTTTCCCGCTATGAAGTTTCCGCGTGTATAAACCGCAGGGGGAAATTGAACCCTAAGCTTCCGACACATTCTGAGACTTTTGTGCATATTTTTTCAAGTTTGATAACAGTGTGTCGGAGACAATGCCGTTTACTGTACCTGTGAGGGTTCCTATCAGGATGATCAGAGGGGCTATGAAGAGAAGTGCTTCCATATTCTGGATGAAAAGAAAGTATGCCAGGAAAAGCTGGATGGCATTATGAAAGAAAGCCCCGATGATGCTCAGGCCTACTGTACTGAAAATGCCTGGTGCCATTGACAGCGTGAATCCCATGGCTGCAGTGCTTGCGAGACCGCCGGAGATACTCAGCACAAAGGCAGGACCAAGAAAAGTTCCGGCAAATAACGAACCAAGGATGACCCGTATAAGGGTAACCATGACTGCAGCACGCATGCCGTAGAGAAGAAGTGTGATAAGAGTAATGATATTTGCAAGTCCCAGTCTCAGCCATGGAAACGGTGTAGGCAGAATGCTCTCGACCCCGTGCAGTCCCAGGGCAAACGCGGAGAGGATTGCTATACGGTAGTTACCCGGTGATTGCATCAACCTGTGTGGGATGTCTTTCATGTCTTTCTACCGTTACTACCACTTTGTTGGGAAGGCAGACCACTGACCCGCTGCTGAACCACCCCTGCCTCACACAGAGCTTGTTTCGGCAGGGGGATTCTGTGAACCGCACTCTTCCGTCTTTTATCTGGACGACTGTGATGCCTTCGGGACCATGGACAGATACAAGAGTGTTTTTTTCGAAAGGCAGAAGGTAACCCGGTTTACCGTTTACTTCAATCTCCACTGTGGCATTCCTTGAAAGCGGCTCATGCATAAAGATCATGCCCGAAAGTGAAAGAAGCATAAGGACAGCGAAAAGGATCTTATCGGCAGCCGTAGTGCTGCTAATCAGATGTTTTATGCTCAATCTTTCCTCTGAGGCCATCGGTCATGGACATTGCTCCGTTGCTGTCGATGATAATTCCTTCAAAGCCCATTTTCTGAAGGAGCCGTAGGCCTTTTTGGGGGCCGAGAATAAACGCTCCGGTAGCGAATGCGTCACTGAACGCAGTTTCACCTGCTATGACACTGACACTCCGGCATCCCTGCGCAGGATACCCTGTTTCGGGATTCAGCAGATGATGATATCTCTGACCTTCCAGCATAAAGAAGCGCTCATAGTCCCCGGAGGTTGATATTGCAGTATCCCGGAGCTCGATAGCGCCTATAATTTCATCCCGGTTCTCTGCGGCTCTGGGGTTTCTGATGCCGATTCTCCAGGGCTTCCCGTCAGGCTTAAGCCCGAACGTCCTTATGTCACCTGCAACAGATACCAGTCCGGATTGTATCCCGCGTTTTTTCAGAACATCGACTGCCTTGTCCGCTGCAAACCCTTTTGCAATTCCGCCTGAGTCAACGAGCATTCCCTTTTTTCTCAATAATACCGTTGATGCCGACTTGTCAAGTATCATATCGCGGTAATTGACCAAAACAAGATTCTTCGTTATTGCCTCTTCAGGTGGCATGGTACTGCTGTGAAAATCATAAAGCACCGATACAGCACCAATTGTTGCATCGAATGCTCCCCCGGTCATTTCAGATACATAGACTGCCTTGCTGAGCAACTCAAAGACATCGGCGGATACCCTCACAGGGGATTTCCCTGCATCTTTGTTGATATGCGAGATTTCACTCTCGGGCAGATAGAGACTCAGCATTTTCTCAAGGGATTCAATTCTGTCAAATGCGGCTTCAATCGCCTTGTCAGCGTCATCGGGAGAGTCTGATACGACCGAGACCGTCACGACAGTATCCATGAGGATACGG
The window above is part of the Nitrospirota bacterium genome. Proteins encoded here:
- the dapB gene encoding 4-hydroxy-tetrahydrodipicolinate reductase; this translates as MVRIAVAGAAGRMGSRITALSGEYDGLQLSGAFERKGHKDIGKDVGTLVGIGDTGIKLSEGAESVIDNVDLIISFTTVEASLEHLHLASSKGKAMVIGTTGFTREHMKEVSELTKNIPCVMASNMSTGVNLLLKVLQDVARVLGSGYDIEIIEAHHRMKKDAPSGTALKMAQSIAEALNRNLDDVAVYSRKGIIGERTDREIGIQTIRAGDIVGEHTVIFGGLGERIEITHKASSRDTFARGALRAALWVRNKPAGLYDMQDVLGLK
- a CDS encoding Gx transporter family protein, coding for MKDIPHRLMQSPGNYRIAILSAFALGLHGVESILPTPFPWLRLGLANIITLITLLLYGMRAAVMVTLIRVILGSLFAGTFLGPAFVLSISGGLASTAAMGFTLSMAPGIFSTVGLSIIGAFFHNAIQLFLAYFLFIQNMEALLFIAPLIILIGTLTGTVNGIVSDTLLSNLKKYAQKSQNVSEA
- a CDS encoding DNA gyrase inhibitor YacG — encoded protein: MQIACPVCKNKTTWEENPWKPFCSERCKLLDLGKWISEEYKIEGKETSGSNQNTEIEEKKK
- a CDS encoding NusG domain II-containing protein, with protein sequence MSIKHLISSTTAADKILFAVLMLLSLSGMIFMHEPLSRNATVEIEVNGKPGYLLPFEKNTLVSVHGPEGITVVQIKDGRVRFTESPCRNKLCVRQGWFSSGSVVCLPNKVVVTVERHERHPTQVDAITG
- a CDS encoding SH3 domain-containing protein, which codes for MIQKTLARVCLLLFLVFTFECAHALCVKVPKANVRSGPGTGYEIIWEVYKYMPFRKMGVSLSGDWYAVGDVDGDVNWIHRSLLTGSYDCAVVKTAQVNIRSGPGTNYSKASFSPAKQYHTFKVLKKKGKWYKLRDEWGDTGWIHKNFLWIN
- a CDS encoding FAD:protein FMN transferase, with the protein product MDTVVTVSVVSDSPDDADKAIEAAFDRIESLEKMLSLYLPESEISHINKDAGKSPVRVSADVFELLSKAVYVSEMTGGAFDATIGAVSVLYDFHSSTMPPEEAITKNLVLVNYRDMILDKSASTVLLRKKGMLVDSGGIAKGFAADKAVDVLKKRGIQSGLVSVAGDIRTFGLKPDGKPWRIGIRNPRAAENRDEIIGAIELRDTAISTSGDYERFFMLEGQRYHHLLNPETGYPAQGCRSVSVIAGETAFSDAFATGAFILGPQKGLRLLQKMGFEGIIIDSNGAMSMTDGLRGKIEHKTSD